The sequence below is a genomic window from Uranotaenia lowii strain MFRU-FL chromosome 2, ASM2978415v1, whole genome shotgun sequence.
GGAAACCGGATAAAGCGATGTGAAGCTATACTTCTGAAGCATAAAGTGAAGTTAATAAATTAGCCTATTGGTCAAAAGACCGGATTattacaaaatatgaagatgaaaacaagATAAGATATTTTAATGActgattttttcaagaattaGGCGACCTGgcgaatcttttgtcagattttgtttacCGCCTctagttttgttgatttagtGATCATATGTTTAAAAATGCCTGATCTGGCGTAAGTGGATGTCTGAGAAGTTGGAGAATGGTTttcatggaccgagtgaattggaggaatattgttcatcggATTATGTCGTGATAcagaattccaaaaaaataaattaaaaaagtaaggTTTAGAAAAGAATTAAGTTTGAGTGAAAGcattcattgataactgatgaaacaAAAAACCTACACCATACAAAATTCGAgaaacaataattaaaaaaaatttttttttcaattatatatatattttttaaatattactaCAATTTTTCTtgacagttttttaaaaatcggatttaatttattcaacagacagcaaaataatgattttttttttgagaaatatctGATatacaattaaatttaaaacttttttcaaaattcgtcaaaattccCGTATTTTAAAGAATAGCGAAAAGTAATCGATTAGAAagcttctttattatttttcgcAGAGGTCAAAATGACTTGCAGTCTTCGAGAAATTTGATCATTTATTGAAAACCTTGATTTGtaagcttttttaaatatttattctagAGTTTGGTCAAAACagtgccgatttttttttcctatttccaAAGTTATTCTgatctacactcaaaatttattattctttaTCAGACTTTGATGATGGAGTAAAGTTATTCGATAGTAATCTTGACTTGgaactgatgtcaaaacctcgaaaactaatcctaGGTCCAGATTTCAGCTacagcttttcaaaattttcttacttatttGTAGTAACTTATTTCCGAATACTGAATATTAAATAAGATTGAACTCATTTCAGAGATTCTGattcttttcaacaaaaattgtatttaagttTTCATATTTAAGATTATGTATCCAGTTTAAGATCtttgattttcggttcgaatcaccattaaaaattgaaatgaaaagctCTGTTTGAATTCGtcgttttgttttacatttccttcaaatttgaatcatgattttcgaaactaatacacattttttacatttagttaatatttttccgattttgaaaaaaaaaactaaaattgtaaattctaaaactaaaataattctgagttttatttcatattcagattcgaagtttATGAACcatgcaaatttaaaaaaaaaaaaacaagtcttAAAAATGGCGATAtaaattcatcattcgaaatttttactttaatttagatttgcaagtcgaataagaaaaacacaattgaaaaacaaaataatctttgaaagatttgcaagtcgaataagaaaaacacaattgaaaaacaaaataatctttgAAACCCGAAACATCCGGATTATGATAATGGATTCATCATTGAGAGCTCTGAAACTGATCTATATTCTTGGCTCAAATTTCTCAATCCAGAAACCGTTTTTATGCTcatttcagaaaacgtattgaaaattcaaattttgaatccaggTTCAAAATACAGATTCAATTTCAGCTTGTAAATGTGttccacaattaaaaaaaaatatcaagatgactattttGGTAAGGAATaaaaattgcaagagatcgtTGGCTAATATTTCTGATTGTtagttcgattttaaaatttaatcaaagtcAGTTCGTTTGCTCAATTCAGCTGAACGTGACAAAAATTCAGTAGAATTTTAGTTCATTTTGCAAGATTTGTCTTAATGAAAACTGACTTAAAAAACCATTGATTTGTGATGAAAAGTAATTGATGATATAGAAATTTGTTTCTTCTCTTAAAGAAATTGCAGGGAATTCCATATGTTTTGgcgtattgttcaacattattaatattgcagtttttaagaaccaaattttaaactaaaatctttaactAGGATCGAGTTTGCAAGAATCGTATTTTAACCGCAAAATTTCGATCTTTTACTCTTACTtttgaaatagatttatttttataattttttttttcctaaaatcaaggttttttttaaaaaacaaaaaaaaaacttatggtaTGTTCAGCAAAATTAAGCTGACCAGATAACCCATTTTTACTCCGGATTTGCtcgaatattaaatttaaataaaaatggaaaggtTTGGCCAGGCCCGGTAGCCCCAATTTTAATATATCCTGTTTtagtccggatttattcacattttttggaaaatcaaacgaaaaattaaaagttgcatagttaaaatttaaaaattggtcaccaaaaaagaaaatttttgaagctagatatatttaaaaacccgatttaatacacttgacagtggattgtagcttTTCTTTCAGCCTGTAaatgatatttgggtacatataaaacaaaatgaattatgaattatgattaatgaatttcatacgcaataaatccaaaattaatttaggaattaaagattcaaagtttttattaggataaaagtatttttatatgaccataattttcatataaataaccttatttgcaactagttggagatttttgaatgactagattctggaatatcatgtatgattccgtttctatgacattataatctaactcaatttactccttttggagttacagcatatgatatcttcaaaatggaaggggtataaaaattaagaatacaatttgaaaaaaggtgcctgaccatgtatttcaaataattcaacctctcaagtagaggaatcaaatacatagataaaattattggaacaaaatttcaattgctagagtaaaatacgataccaaaatgcagaaaatcggtagaataaattttgaaaattaaaagtattgaaaattttgaaagcgtagtatttttaattttgttattttgagatttttattctgttttgttgattttgtctaatttgttaattttgttaatttggtcattttttcaattttcataattttgtcagcattcttagttgataaaatttgtcaatttaaccaattttctagattttgtcaattttgtcgattttaactattttcatgattttgtcaactttttcaaatttgaaaattttgtcaattttgtcaaatttgccaatttggtcagttttgttaattttgtcaattttgtcagttttatcaaattagtcaattttatcaaattagtcaattttgtcaatcttgtcaattttgtcaattttgtcaattttgtcaattttgtcaattttgtcagctttgtcaattaagtgtattttgtcgattttgtcattgtcaatttggccaattttctcaattttgtcaattttcttcgattttgtaaattttgtcaatttgtcaatcttgtcaattttgtcaatttggtcaattgggtcaattttgtaaatttcgccagtcaattttgtcaatcttttcaattttgtcaattttgtaaatatagtgaattttgtcaattttatctttgtcaattttgtgaattttgacaatttggtcattttggtcaatttggtcaattttgtcaattttgtagatttttgtcagttttatcaatcttgtcaattttgtctattgagtgaattttgtcgattttgtcatcgttaatttagtaatttttttttcaattttgtcagttttatcaatcttgtcaattttgtcaattcagtgaattttgtcggttttgtcatcgtcaattttgtcaattctggcaattttctcgattttgtcaaatttataaatattatcaatttttatgattttttcagctaagttaattttgtcaaatcaatgaattaagccaagtttgtcaatttcgtcaatttggtcaatttggtcaatttaatcaattttgtcaattttgtcgatttttgtcagttttatcaatcttgtcaattttgtcagtttagtgaattttttcgattttgtcatcgttaatttaatcatttttttcaattttctcaattttgtcagttttatcaatcttgtcaattttgtcaatttagtgaattttgtcatctcttttgtcaattttgttaattttgtcaattttgtcgattttgtcaattttgtcaattttttcaagtttgttaattttgtcagttttatcaatattgtcaattcagtgaattttaatccagtttttcatcgtcaatttggtcaattctgccaattttctcgattttgtcaattttataaattttgtcaattttatgattttttcaatcaagtgaattttgtcaaatcaatgaattatgtcaaatttgtcaatttcgtcaaattggtctatttagtcaatttttttttctgtttcttcaactttgtcaataatgattattagctttttagctttatatgcatgttccaaaaaaaatcccaaatgcttcaaactctactatggagggtttggtggcgctactgtttggttgtcatcttccattggcttcagcaagtgaaagttcagattgacctccaagccgtcatcgtttttctctagacaccaaccccaacaacaacaacgccacgttagatctgaagagaggaagagaaaagggaacaaaaaaacaagctcgagagcttaaagctcgagaggattcagtagcatttgtcttattagatttaatttgctttcacgggcgaaatactctcctgtcgttgctgcttaagaaaaagcttcgtaagcacgaacggcacgtgagaagatgagaggatgtgcatacatcgtccgcgtacccgtgttgttttccccttctcagagcaatctgttcctgaatataatgttgggcgaagttactatcgctttcgtaccatgcagtgtgggcatgaggTACTCACCAACGACGTCAcaaatttcggggtcgtaccccttggtgaaaaacatttttatgttcaataatttggagcttcggttccgaaatttttgaaatggttcggtttcaaactgaaccattaaaatgaaaaaatacaaccaTTAGCTGGGTAAATTAGAACTGTCGTCTTCCTCCtacacggtttctgtcacgatgacatcaaacctgagtgggagtgaagcctgtctgttctcccttccacacatcgacaggtccatacttttagatagcaagcgcgtatctatgacgtcacgtataatttgacgtcatatatacgataatcttgattttagtgattgctggttgtggctagcaaggccAATTGACACgatttttggagtgatgatttgatgataattactatgaaaatttatttttcaaactattttgtttttttttctttcttttatacattgaagagggaaaaaaatcaaattttttaagacaaaaatcatttttattgtacttcccagtttcgcaaaaacgtagtgacaaagtttataaaaaatcacaccaatacatacaaatacactgacatcgtctgaactcgtcgagctgattcgataggtacctataaaggtatatctaagacccataattaatgatctcccaaatcgaccgataactatacctttctgaaagaaaggcaaaacatAAACGGTTTTTGTGGGAACctgaaatatgattcaaaatctgGTTATGTTTTCCGATTAAAAAGTAATAATTCaagtgattttcttaaatttttgttgaataggtCTTGGATTTCCCCGGGTATTTCTTCCCCGGGTATTTCctggattttgatttgaaaatttgaaaacaaaatgccCAAATTTCACCAGGTTTTAACTAAAATAGCCAGGATCTGCCCGGTCCGGATACATGCGGATGAACTTTTGCAATCTTTAGCTAAGTTCACAAGATTTTATTActaatttaaagatttcaactatcgatgaaagtaagttttttttgttacaaaaggatttaaaatgcattatcatatagtttttaaaaataactgataaatattttatttaaattttcagtgtTTAGGTGTATTTTTCGGATCGATGCGTGACGAAAACTAAGTCTTGTAGCAGTCGTACAGCTCAAGctgaaatttttgagttttatatttAGATTGAGGTTAACATATTGAATGTTGTGCGTACTCACAATTATTTAGTGTTCGCCACACCTAATGCTATTACTGTGTGGTCTTTTCAAACAAACTGCTGTATCTTTCGACCTAAATATAATAATTATTtgataacatttcaaaatatgattaatGACCATCTGAACTTACAATTtctctcaaattacggtttttAGAACCTTTTAGATAAACAGTTCGGGAACTGATGGTGATCTCCTAACCTCAATCAACAACTTAGCTTCACGTAACTATGCGCAAACCTGTAGAAGATGATATCACTTTGTGATTCTCAATGATGAAAGTTCTGGTACACTTACGGTGATTTAAGCTCAATAGGTTTTATCTAAAGTTTCTTATAAACTTCGTAGGTAGCTGTTAATGCCTATTTCAGCCCTTCCACATAGAGTATTCCAACctgtacaatgtttttttaattatttttttttttggcaacactgATATATCTTGTTgttatgtgatattttttagcaattttaaactgttcttttttatgaaaatacctCTTTTTAATACGTAAATAAGTGTTTATGCTTTTATTGATGTGCGTGTTCGACTAAACATTGTTTTAGTTTGTCCCTAAAAACATTTGAAGTGTGCAAATTTCGTGCCGTGATTATCACCTGGAGTGCCGGTTTTGTTCTAGGAAGGCTTTATTTGTTTACGTCCTAcgagtttttttctctctctctgtaACTGGAGCGACACCTGGCGTGGAACATTGAAAGCTAAAACTTGCATTCAATTTCTTCGTTGCCTATTGCATACCTTCCGGGCGATTATGGCGAAAGCATGCTCAAGTTGTTGCGGCACGATCAATGGAATCGAGTTCATGGTCTGCCGCGGTATTTGCGGAAAGGAATTCCATCTCACTTGCGTTAGCGTCAGCAATGCTGCAGCCCGTAGCTTGAAATCGCTTTCTAAAAACGCATTCTGGATGTGCGACGACTGTGCTGGGCttttcgaaaacgctcactTTCGTAGCCTCGCCTTTGCGCCCCCTCCCGAAAAGAATGGAATTACTCAACTTACAGAAGCAATTTCTGAACTTCGTTCCGAAATAAAACAAGCTTGTGCTAAGCCACCACCCACTCCAATCCCTACACTGACACCTGCCCGTCCTGATTATCGTCGTGCACTTAAGAGATTTCGTGCTCCAGATGCCCCGATAAGCGAACCGTGTAAATTGGGTGCAAAACGATCCTCTTCCGACGTTGTCTCTGTTCCCATGTGTAGCAACGAAAAAGATAA
It includes:
- the LOC129743237 gene encoding uncharacterized protein LOC129743237, whose product is MAKACSSCCGTINGIEFMVCRGICGKEFHLTCVSVSNAAARSLKSLSKNAFWMCDDCAGLFENAHFRSLAFAPPPEKNGITQLTEAISELRSEIKQACAKPPPTPIPTLTPARPDYRRALKRFRAPDAPISEPCKLGAKRSSSDVVSVPMCSNEKDNLFWLYISRIKPDVSEDDVASMVKANLQTDTMQVVKLVSKGTDTSTMRFVSFKVGVDLELKDMALDPETWPNGLSFREFVNYDRNNQFRPRFQ